Proteins from one Doryrhamphus excisus isolate RoL2022-K1 chromosome 19, RoL_Dexc_1.0, whole genome shotgun sequence genomic window:
- the fez2b gene encoding fasciculation and elongation protein zeta-2 isoform X1: MAAAPLAHFDEDWQDFNEFKPSQESSAAELDQLNSNIAAGPPTGLDDFSDLDNSFSGEICSFKSMEDLVHDFDEKLTVCFRNYNTATEHIAPIKPITEDNYLKDDEVWNTLTDNYGNVMPVDWKTSHTRSLHLPALNLNENEKLDNQSLDLSDDEELREQMDMHSIIVSCISDEPLFTAEQVIEEIEEMMQESPDPDDDESPSQSDLSMLSADLHGLRRSGSDTSYEDRLRQLSVSELTETLEEVETAIRSYSEELIQALALRDELEYEKEVKNSFISLLIDVQNRQKEHRELLRKKKKIRSMTSTVGANGQRTTGTNVPGTLLTLEGLSNVIQNGLRQTFGPTGGDKQYLTTVIPYEKKMGSPSVEDLQILTKILHAMRDDSEKVPALLTDYILKVLCPT; the protein is encoded by the exons ATGGCGGCGGCTCCGTTAGCCCACTTCGACGAGGACTGGCAGGACTTTAACGAATTCAAGCCGTCGCAGGAGTCGTCCGCCGCCGAGCTGGACCAGCTCAATTCCAACATCGCCGCGGGGCCGCCGACGGGCTTGGACGACTTCTCCGACCTGGACAACAGTTTCTCGGGGGAGATCTGCAGCTTCAAGTCCATGGAAGACCTCGTCCACGACTTTGACGAAAAGCTGACCGTGTGCTTCCGAAACTACAACACCGCAACGGAGCACATAGCGCCCATTAAACCCATCACAGAGGATAATTACCTGAAAGACGACGA GGTATGGAACACGCTGACTGACAACTACGGCAATGTGATGCCCGTCGACTGGAAGACGTCGCACACCCGCTCCCTCCACTTGCCCGCCCTCAACCTCAACGAGAATGAG AAGTTGGACAACCAGTCTTTGGATTTGTCGGACGACGAGGAGCTGAGAGAGCAGATGGACATGCATTCCATCATCGTCTCGTGCATCAGCGACGAGCCCCTCTTCACTGCAGAGCAG GTGATCGAGGAGATAGAGGAGATGATGCAAGAATCTCCGGACCCCGACGATGATGAGAGCCCCTCCCAGTCAGACCTGTCCATGCTCTCCGCGGACCTCCACGGTCTGAGGCGCTCCGGCTCCGACACAAGCTACGAGGACC GTCTGCGCCAGCTGTCTGTGTCGGAGCTGACCGAGACTCTGGAGGAGGTGGAGACGGCGATTCGCAGCTACAGCGAAGAGCTCATCCAGGCTCTGGCCCTGCGAGACGAGCTGGAATACGAGAAGGAG GTGAAGAACAGCTTCATCTCGCTGCTCATCGACGTGCAGAACAGACAGAAGGAGCACCGCGAGCTGCTgcgcaagaagaagaaaatccGCAGCATGACCTCCACCGTGGGAGCCAATGGCCAGAGGACCACCGGCACCAATGTGCCCGGCACG CTCCTCACTCTGGAGGGACTCTCCAATGTCATTCAGAATGGCCTCCGTCAAACTTTTGGTCCCACAGGAGGGGACAAACAG TACCTGACCACTGTCATCCCCTATGAGAAGAAAATGGGCTCCCCCTCAGTGGAAGACCTCCAGATCCTAACAAAGA TCCTCCATGCCATGAGGGACGACAGTGAGAAGGTCCCGGCC
- the fez2b gene encoding fasciculation and elongation protein zeta-2 isoform X2 has product MAAAPLAHFDEDWQDFNEFKPSQESSAAELDQLNSNIAAGPPTGLDDFSDLDNSFSGEICSFKSMEDLVHDFDEKLTVCFRNYNTATEHIAPIKPITEDNYLKDDEVWNTLTDNYGNVMPVDWKTSHTRSLHLPALNLNENEKLDNQSLDLSDDEELREQMDMHSIIVSCISDEPLFTAEQVIEEIEEMMQESPDPDDDESPSQSDLSMLSADLHGLRRSGSDTSYEDRLRQLSVSELTETLEEVETAIRSYSEELIQALALRDELEYEKEVKNSFISLLIDVQNRQKEHRELLRKKKKIRSMTSTVGANGQRTTGTNVPGTLLTLEGLSNVIQNGLRQTFGPTGGDKQYLTTVIPYEKKMGSPSVEDLQILTKILHAMRDDSEKVPALLTDYILKALI; this is encoded by the exons ATGGCGGCGGCTCCGTTAGCCCACTTCGACGAGGACTGGCAGGACTTTAACGAATTCAAGCCGTCGCAGGAGTCGTCCGCCGCCGAGCTGGACCAGCTCAATTCCAACATCGCCGCGGGGCCGCCGACGGGCTTGGACGACTTCTCCGACCTGGACAACAGTTTCTCGGGGGAGATCTGCAGCTTCAAGTCCATGGAAGACCTCGTCCACGACTTTGACGAAAAGCTGACCGTGTGCTTCCGAAACTACAACACCGCAACGGAGCACATAGCGCCCATTAAACCCATCACAGAGGATAATTACCTGAAAGACGACGA GGTATGGAACACGCTGACTGACAACTACGGCAATGTGATGCCCGTCGACTGGAAGACGTCGCACACCCGCTCCCTCCACTTGCCCGCCCTCAACCTCAACGAGAATGAG AAGTTGGACAACCAGTCTTTGGATTTGTCGGACGACGAGGAGCTGAGAGAGCAGATGGACATGCATTCCATCATCGTCTCGTGCATCAGCGACGAGCCCCTCTTCACTGCAGAGCAG GTGATCGAGGAGATAGAGGAGATGATGCAAGAATCTCCGGACCCCGACGATGATGAGAGCCCCTCCCAGTCAGACCTGTCCATGCTCTCCGCGGACCTCCACGGTCTGAGGCGCTCCGGCTCCGACACAAGCTACGAGGACC GTCTGCGCCAGCTGTCTGTGTCGGAGCTGACCGAGACTCTGGAGGAGGTGGAGACGGCGATTCGCAGCTACAGCGAAGAGCTCATCCAGGCTCTGGCCCTGCGAGACGAGCTGGAATACGAGAAGGAG GTGAAGAACAGCTTCATCTCGCTGCTCATCGACGTGCAGAACAGACAGAAGGAGCACCGCGAGCTGCTgcgcaagaagaagaaaatccGCAGCATGACCTCCACCGTGGGAGCCAATGGCCAGAGGACCACCGGCACCAATGTGCCCGGCACG CTCCTCACTCTGGAGGGACTCTCCAATGTCATTCAGAATGGCCTCCGTCAAACTTTTGGTCCCACAGGAGGGGACAAACAG TACCTGACCACTGTCATCCCCTATGAGAAGAAAATGGGCTCCCCCTCAGTGGAAGACCTCCAGATCCTAACAAAGA TCCTCCATGCCATGAGGGACGACAGTGAGAAGGTCCCGGCC
- the fez2b gene encoding fasciculation and elongation protein zeta-2 isoform X3, with product MAAAPLAHFDEDWQDFNEFKPSQESSAAELDQLNSNIAAGPPTGLDDFSDLDNSFSGEICSFKSMEDLVHDFDEKLTVCFRNYNTATEHIAPIKPITEDNYLKDDEVWNTLTDNYGNVMPVDWKTSHTRSLHLPALNLNENEKLDNQSLDLSDDEELREQMDMHSIIVSCISDEPLFTAEQVIEEIEEMMQESPDPDDDESPSQSDLSMLSADLHGLRRSGSDTSYEDRLRQLSVSELTETLEEVETAIRSYSEELIQALALRDELEYEKEVKNSFISLLIDVQNRQKEHRELLRKKKKIRSMTSTVGANGQRTTGTNVPGTYLTTVIPYEKKMGSPSVEDLQILTKILHAMRDDSEKVPALLTDYILKVLCPT from the exons ATGGCGGCGGCTCCGTTAGCCCACTTCGACGAGGACTGGCAGGACTTTAACGAATTCAAGCCGTCGCAGGAGTCGTCCGCCGCCGAGCTGGACCAGCTCAATTCCAACATCGCCGCGGGGCCGCCGACGGGCTTGGACGACTTCTCCGACCTGGACAACAGTTTCTCGGGGGAGATCTGCAGCTTCAAGTCCATGGAAGACCTCGTCCACGACTTTGACGAAAAGCTGACCGTGTGCTTCCGAAACTACAACACCGCAACGGAGCACATAGCGCCCATTAAACCCATCACAGAGGATAATTACCTGAAAGACGACGA GGTATGGAACACGCTGACTGACAACTACGGCAATGTGATGCCCGTCGACTGGAAGACGTCGCACACCCGCTCCCTCCACTTGCCCGCCCTCAACCTCAACGAGAATGAG AAGTTGGACAACCAGTCTTTGGATTTGTCGGACGACGAGGAGCTGAGAGAGCAGATGGACATGCATTCCATCATCGTCTCGTGCATCAGCGACGAGCCCCTCTTCACTGCAGAGCAG GTGATCGAGGAGATAGAGGAGATGATGCAAGAATCTCCGGACCCCGACGATGATGAGAGCCCCTCCCAGTCAGACCTGTCCATGCTCTCCGCGGACCTCCACGGTCTGAGGCGCTCCGGCTCCGACACAAGCTACGAGGACC GTCTGCGCCAGCTGTCTGTGTCGGAGCTGACCGAGACTCTGGAGGAGGTGGAGACGGCGATTCGCAGCTACAGCGAAGAGCTCATCCAGGCTCTGGCCCTGCGAGACGAGCTGGAATACGAGAAGGAG GTGAAGAACAGCTTCATCTCGCTGCTCATCGACGTGCAGAACAGACAGAAGGAGCACCGCGAGCTGCTgcgcaagaagaagaaaatccGCAGCATGACCTCCACCGTGGGAGCCAATGGCCAGAGGACCACCGGCACCAATGTGCCCGGCACG TACCTGACCACTGTCATCCCCTATGAGAAGAAAATGGGCTCCCCCTCAGTGGAAGACCTCCAGATCCTAACAAAGA TCCTCCATGCCATGAGGGACGACAGTGAGAAGGTCCCGGCC